One part of the Vicugna pacos chromosome 20, VicPac4, whole genome shotgun sequence genome encodes these proteins:
- the IL17F gene encoding interleukin-17F has translation MGILRAPAMVKSLLLLMLVFPVLGEAAARKIPKAGNTAVCPTLEDHTVRVDIRILSQKLGVPLSHVFQNRSSSPWDYNITRDPNRFPSEIAEAQCRHAGCINAEGQEDSSMNSVPIQQEILVLRRESQGCTRSFRLEKVRVAVGCTCVTPIVRYVRGMRAAGQLS, from the exons GTCAAGTCCCTGCTGCTGTTGATGCTGGTGTTCCCCGTCTTGGGGGAGGCGGCAGCACGGAAAATACCCAAAGCCGGGAATACTGCCGTTTGCCCCACTCTGGAGGACCACACTGTGAGGGTTGACATCCGCATCCTCAGTCAGAAGCTGGGAGTACCCCTCTCCCATGTCTTCCAGAACCGCTCCAGCTCCCCCTGGGATTACAA CATCACCCGGGACCCCAACCGGTTCCCCTCCGAGATCGCAGAGGCCCAGTGCAGGCACGCGGGTTGCATCAACGCCGAGGGGCAGGAAGACAGCTCCATGAACTCGGTCCCCATCCAGCAAGAGATCCTGGTCCTCCGGAGGGAGTCCCAGGGCTGCACTCGCTCCTTCCGGCTGGAGAAGGTGCGAGTGGCTGTTGGCTGCACCTGCGTCACCCCCATCGTCCGCTACGTGCGTGGCATGAGAGCCGCAGGTCAGCTCAGCTGA